A window of the Schlesneria paludicola DSM 18645 genome harbors these coding sequences:
- a CDS encoding efflux RND transporter periplasmic adaptor subunit, giving the protein MRKIAGGLCLMLVAAISGGDETAPRVESTRLVPVEECRITLLDHVTLASDRAGIIKSLEFKEGQTVTVGSRIALIADEVARANLAVAEKKAKNEVEVKFAKVARDAAEKEFRMMEKMAEESSKDSVDRLQAVAQAEVDKAKLARDKAVLSIDHAVHELELAKLNYEVTAAELKTYSIISDFDGVVTRIFKKKGEAVRQGDPVAEIINTNRVRIEGRVRLAALPYATQGAKVLVKLSVEDIDLPGEDVEFEGRITFVDPVSDPVDLTTRVYAEVQNRDNILRPGLEAQMEIELDEQTALKRSRLLEQGKVPKRVSSRTAERP; this is encoded by the coding sequence ATGCGAAAAATAGCAGGCGGACTCTGCCTGATGCTCGTAGCAGCCATTTCAGGTGGTGACGAAACGGCGCCGCGTGTCGAATCAACACGACTGGTTCCTGTCGAAGAATGTCGAATCACGCTGCTCGATCATGTCACGCTGGCATCAGATCGAGCGGGAATCATCAAAAGTCTGGAATTCAAAGAAGGGCAAACGGTCACGGTTGGAAGTCGAATCGCATTGATTGCCGACGAGGTGGCTCGCGCCAATCTGGCGGTTGCCGAAAAAAAAGCGAAGAACGAAGTCGAAGTCAAATTTGCGAAGGTGGCACGGGACGCCGCCGAAAAAGAATTTCGAATGATGGAGAAGATGGCCGAAGAATCGAGCAAGGACTCGGTTGATCGACTGCAGGCCGTCGCCCAGGCGGAAGTCGACAAGGCCAAGCTAGCCCGCGACAAGGCAGTCCTGTCGATCGATCACGCCGTACATGAACTGGAGCTGGCGAAGCTGAACTACGAAGTCACCGCCGCCGAACTGAAAACCTATTCGATCATTTCCGATTTCGATGGCGTCGTGACTCGCATCTTCAAAAAGAAGGGTGAAGCGGTCCGTCAAGGTGATCCTGTGGCCGAGATCATCAACACGAATCGTGTACGAATCGAAGGTCGTGTCCGTCTGGCCGCATTGCCGTATGCCACACAGGGAGCCAAAGTCCTGGTGAAGCTGTCTGTCGAAGACATTGACTTGCCCGGCGAAGACGTCGAATTCGAAGGGCGGATCACGTTCGTTGACCCCGTCTCTGATCCCGTTGATCTGACCACGCGTGTCTATGCCGAAGTGCAAAACCGCGACAACATTTTGCGGCCCGGATTGGAAGCTCAAATGGAAATTGAGCTCGACGAGCAGACGGCGTTGAAACGATCCCGATTGCTTGAGCAGGGTAAGGTCCCCAAACGTGTGTCCAGCAGAACAGCGGAACGCCCTTGA
- a CDS encoding HpcH/HpaI aldolase family protein, which produces MRKNSVKAALKAGLPQVGTWLSLGNVFAARLMARVGFPWLTVDLEHSPIGWDNAGQLFGAVADAGCICLCRVPRGDHDYIKRVLDAGAHGIVVPMVNTVEEAKIAIAAAKYPPIGNRSVGGGMHAMNFNATAGDYYKYANDEVLVVLQTESPEGVRNAEAIYSLPGVDAIFVGPHDLTFQMRGPDGKDPSPEAFEAELQKVLAIGKKCGTPVGIHVQTVEAVQKRIAEGWQFIALGSELKFMVTEAQKMVQGLSLKDAEDLARY; this is translated from the coding sequence ATGCGGAAGAATTCGGTCAAAGCGGCACTCAAAGCCGGATTGCCACAAGTTGGAACATGGTTGTCGCTGGGCAACGTATTTGCCGCGCGATTGATGGCGCGCGTTGGTTTTCCCTGGCTGACGGTTGACCTTGAACACTCTCCGATCGGCTGGGACAACGCGGGGCAATTGTTCGGCGCCGTCGCGGATGCAGGTTGCATTTGCCTGTGTCGCGTGCCGCGCGGCGACCATGACTATATTAAACGTGTTCTCGACGCTGGGGCACATGGGATCGTGGTTCCGATGGTCAATACCGTCGAAGAAGCCAAGATCGCGATTGCCGCGGCCAAGTATCCCCCCATCGGCAACCGTTCGGTTGGCGGCGGGATGCACGCGATGAATTTCAATGCAACCGCTGGCGACTACTACAAGTACGCGAACGATGAAGTTCTGGTCGTCTTGCAAACCGAATCCCCGGAAGGCGTCAGAAATGCGGAAGCGATCTACAGCCTGCCCGGCGTCGACGCCATTTTCGTCGGTCCTCACGACTTAACATTTCAGATGCGTGGACCGGATGGCAAAGATCCCTCTCCTGAAGCGTTTGAAGCCGAACTGCAAAAGGTCCTGGCCATCGGCAAGAAATGCGGAACTCCTGTCGGAATCCACGTGCAAACCGTTGAAGCCGTTCAGAAGCGAATCGCCGAAGGCTGGCAATTCATTGCCTTGGGAAGCGAACTGAAGTTCATGGTTACCGAGGCCCAAAAAATGGTTCAGGGTCTGTCGCTGAAAGACGCTGAAGATCTCGCCAGGTATTAA
- a CDS encoding HlyD family efflux transporter periplasmic adaptor subunit, whose protein sequence is MSMAAPTQQMRSSQRPVPLRGRNDLVVRKIEFQGVSHFVIKDPVGLTYHRLRSDQYRVLMLLDGKRSLESIRDELVREFPAVSPTLNDAQALCADLHSKGLAYGIRPGQATARIRQKRKSQRQKMLSGLMNILSLRLPGWDPDSLLGAMVPWTRWMYHPITAAIATLVVLCSWLMLAIQFQAFQAGLPAFNQFFGWPNLIFLWLTLACSKVIHEFGHGLSCKMMGSECHEMGVMLLVGSPCLYCDVSDSWMLRNKWARILIGAAGMLIEIVISAFAIFFWWITSPGLFHYLCLNLFFVTTVTTVIFNANPLMRLDGYYMLSDFLEIPNMRNKADQLTRDWFAHLCLGIEPRHDPFMPQTNQHWFILYAIASKLYSWIILGSILIFLYTVLKPYGLQSIGQSLAVFSLVGIVVQMSVNAYKILSAPREQPIRKWRLALTTLFLAGLVACLGMIEIPFIQWAAFVIEPKDVRHVFTKVPGELVEMKVKPGDRVEEGQTLAVLHDPLLEDRERQLKLHLELKTKNLRNASIVDDRSERALAEESIVSLREQLNELEERKKHLVVIAPISGTVVEPQREAGPSLQQQRAHLSGWTGTPLDIKNAGAFFAERTKLLSIAPDQRMHAILYLDQADRQDVTIGLPVGLKFDHQSEKVYRGTISQIATAHSDYAPETMSVRNGGLLATTGDREGRQQLQESAYQATIELDETPELLKSNLRGTARFMAVKRSAFGWLWRYVRRTFHFKM, encoded by the coding sequence ATGTCGATGGCGGCGCCCACCCAACAGATGCGATCGTCTCAGCGGCCTGTTCCGCTCCGAGGTCGGAATGATCTTGTTGTCAGAAAAATCGAATTCCAGGGTGTTTCCCATTTCGTCATCAAAGATCCGGTCGGTCTGACCTATCACCGTCTTCGATCAGACCAATATCGCGTTTTGATGCTGCTGGACGGAAAACGAAGCCTGGAATCGATTCGCGACGAATTGGTTCGTGAATTTCCGGCGGTCAGCCCCACCTTGAATGATGCACAGGCGCTGTGCGCGGACTTGCATTCGAAAGGGCTGGCGTACGGTATTCGACCAGGTCAGGCCACGGCTCGAATTCGTCAAAAGCGAAAGAGCCAACGACAAAAAATGCTTTCCGGACTGATGAACATTCTCTCACTTCGGTTGCCGGGATGGGACCCCGATTCGCTGTTGGGGGCGATGGTGCCCTGGACGCGATGGATGTATCACCCCATTACTGCCGCGATCGCGACACTCGTCGTTCTCTGTTCTTGGCTGATGCTGGCCATTCAGTTTCAAGCGTTTCAGGCGGGGCTTCCGGCCTTCAACCAATTCTTCGGTTGGCCCAATCTGATCTTCCTTTGGCTGACACTTGCCTGCTCCAAGGTGATTCATGAATTCGGGCATGGTTTGTCATGCAAGATGATGGGTAGTGAGTGTCACGAGATGGGGGTCATGCTGCTGGTTGGCAGCCCCTGTCTCTATTGCGATGTGTCAGATTCGTGGATGCTGCGTAACAAGTGGGCGCGCATTCTGATCGGAGCCGCCGGGATGCTCATTGAAATCGTGATCTCGGCCTTCGCGATTTTTTTCTGGTGGATCACATCGCCAGGGCTCTTCCACTACCTCTGTCTGAATCTGTTCTTTGTGACGACCGTCACGACGGTGATCTTCAATGCCAACCCGCTGATGCGGCTGGATGGCTATTATATGCTTAGCGATTTCCTCGAAATCCCCAACATGCGCAACAAGGCGGATCAGTTGACGCGTGATTGGTTCGCGCACTTATGCCTGGGAATCGAGCCGCGTCACGATCCGTTCATGCCTCAAACAAATCAGCACTGGTTCATTCTCTATGCGATTGCCTCGAAGCTTTACAGTTGGATCATCCTCGGCAGTATCCTGATCTTTCTTTACACCGTCCTGAAGCCATACGGACTACAAAGCATCGGTCAATCGCTGGCAGTCTTCTCTCTCGTGGGGATCGTGGTGCAAATGTCCGTGAACGCCTACAAAATCCTTTCCGCACCCCGCGAGCAGCCGATTCGCAAGTGGCGATTGGCGCTGACGACGCTGTTCCTGGCGGGACTGGTCGCCTGTCTGGGCATGATCGAAATTCCATTCATTCAATGGGCGGCCTTCGTCATCGAACCAAAAGACGTTCGACATGTCTTCACCAAAGTGCCCGGCGAATTGGTCGAAATGAAAGTGAAACCAGGCGACCGAGTTGAAGAGGGCCAGACACTTGCCGTCTTGCATGATCCACTGTTGGAAGATCGCGAACGACAACTGAAGCTCCATTTGGAACTGAAAACAAAAAACTTGCGAAATGCTTCGATTGTCGATGATCGCAGCGAACGTGCTTTGGCTGAAGAGAGCATCGTTTCACTTCGTGAACAACTGAACGAGCTCGAAGAACGGAAAAAGCACCTTGTTGTGATCGCCCCAATCTCGGGCACAGTCGTGGAACCACAGCGAGAAGCGGGGCCCTCGTTGCAACAGCAGAGAGCTCATTTATCCGGTTGGACCGGGACACCGCTTGATATCAAGAATGCCGGTGCCTTCTTTGCCGAACGAACCAAGTTGCTGAGTATCGCGCCCGATCAGCGAATGCACGCCATCCTGTATCTCGATCAAGCGGATCGGCAAGATGTCACGATTGGGCTTCCGGTGGGGCTCAAGTTCGACCACCAGTCCGAAAAAGTGTACCGCGGTACCATCTCGCAAATTGCCACTGCGCATTCCGACTATGCCCCAGAGACGATGTCGGTCAGAAATGGCGGACTGCTTGCAACGACGGGTGATCGTGAAGGTCGTCAGCAACTGCAAGAATCGGCCTATCAGGCGACGATTGAACTCGATGAAACGCCCGAGCTTTTGAAGTCGAACTTGCGAGGAACGGCAAGGTTCATGGCCGTCAAACGATCGGCATTCGGCTGGCTATGGCGTTACGTTCGGCGGACGTTCCATTTCAAGATGTGA
- the zwf gene encoding glucose-6-phosphate dehydrogenase, with the protein MSTSTNTTQNAAEAPHLRPNPETASILIFGASGDLTARKLLPALFDLWNDGYLSDEAPIIGVARREKSDESFRAEIYEAVNGSVRNGAVTPEQWERFARRLFYRQLDIASAEHYPQFHADLNAIEDQQGTGRNRIVYMATSPDLFLPAVEHMGFGNMIPDRDASHWLRVVFEKPFGHDLASAQELSGNLRRLLREDQIYRIDHYLGKETVQNILLFRFGNSIFEPLLNRNHVDHVQITVAESQGLERGRGGYYDNSGALRDVLQNHVLQLLCLIAMEPPALFHARDLHDEKLKVLKALSGGNKGDITKWVVPGQYSAGVVDGHPAVSYLSEERIPADSRTETYVAMKVQVDNWRWAGVPFYLRTGKRLPSRVSEIAIQFKLPPLNLFNTVECDGDICALVGAQPNQLVFRIQPSESIKLSFSTKRPGMQYQIHPVTMDFNYKTFTEALPEAYERLLLDVLRGDSTLFMRSDELEAAWQFVTPILDFWQKAKTMPEPYRCGTWGPRAADELLHNDGRNWRSPGQKPAS; encoded by the coding sequence ATGTCAACATCGACAAACACAACACAAAACGCCGCGGAAGCCCCTCATCTTCGCCCAAATCCGGAAACGGCGAGCATCTTGATCTTCGGCGCATCCGGCGATCTGACCGCGAGAAAACTGTTGCCCGCCTTGTTTGACCTTTGGAACGACGGCTACCTGTCTGATGAAGCGCCGATCATTGGGGTCGCCCGGCGTGAGAAATCCGATGAAAGCTTTCGTGCGGAAATCTATGAGGCCGTGAATGGCAGCGTTCGCAATGGTGCTGTCACACCCGAACAGTGGGAGCGGTTTGCGCGACGATTGTTCTATCGCCAGCTTGATATCGCTTCGGCTGAACACTATCCGCAGTTTCATGCCGACCTGAATGCCATCGAAGATCAACAGGGAACAGGCCGAAATCGAATCGTCTATATGGCGACTTCACCCGATCTGTTTCTGCCAGCTGTCGAACATATGGGCTTTGGGAACATGATTCCTGATCGCGACGCCAGCCACTGGCTGCGCGTCGTGTTCGAGAAACCGTTCGGTCACGATCTGGCATCGGCCCAGGAACTGAGCGGCAACTTGCGACGCCTGCTGCGCGAAGATCAGATCTATCGAATTGATCACTATTTGGGCAAAGAAACCGTACAGAACATTTTGCTGTTCCGATTCGGTAACTCGATTTTTGAACCGTTGCTGAATCGAAACCACGTCGACCACGTTCAGATCACTGTCGCGGAATCACAAGGGTTGGAACGGGGACGTGGGGGTTACTACGACAACTCGGGCGCACTGCGCGACGTGCTCCAGAATCATGTTCTGCAGCTGCTCTGTTTGATCGCGATGGAACCGCCAGCGCTGTTTCATGCTCGCGATTTGCACGATGAAAAACTGAAGGTCCTGAAGGCGCTGAGCGGCGGAAACAAGGGGGACATCACCAAGTGGGTCGTGCCCGGACAGTATTCGGCCGGAGTTGTCGACGGGCATCCCGCAGTCAGTTACCTGAGCGAAGAACGGATTCCCGCCGATTCGCGAACAGAAACCTACGTTGCAATGAAAGTGCAAGTGGATAACTGGCGCTGGGCCGGAGTTCCGTTCTATCTGAGAACAGGTAAGCGATTGCCGTCGCGCGTTTCAGAAATCGCGATCCAATTCAAACTGCCACCGCTAAACCTGTTCAACACAGTGGAATGTGATGGCGATATTTGTGCATTGGTGGGAGCTCAACCCAATCAACTGGTCTTTCGAATTCAGCCCAGTGAATCGATCAAGTTGTCGTTCTCAACCAAACGGCCAGGGATGCAGTACCAGATTCATCCGGTCACGATGGATTTCAACTACAAGACGTTTACCGAAGCCCTTCCCGAAGCGTACGAGCGATTGCTGCTCGACGTCCTCAGGGGTGACTCGACTCTGTTCATGAGAAGTGATGAACTGGAAGCGGCCTGGCAGTTTGTCACGCCCATTCTCGACTTCTGGCAAAAAGCGAAAACTATGCCCGAGCCGTATCGTTGTGGGACCTGGGGCCCTCGCGCTGCCGACGAACTGCTGCACAACGATGGTCGCAACTGGCGTTCACCAGGACAAAAGCCAGCGAGCTGA
- a CDS encoding N-acetylglucosamine-6-phosphate deacetylase, translating into MDQHGISLYGRHYANGEPVRVQLRGDRIQSVEPAWPKGDVRDWPYVAPALLDLQINGFGGVWFSDDSLTPDAVLKTLEPYYQFGVTRLCPTLITNSFEGLETGFSAIRRACEQAPWANRMVCGCHLEGPYISAEDGARGAHPKQHVRPASWEEFEKLQRASGNRIRLVTLAPEAGNAIEFIRRAVADGIVISIGHTAATPEQIRAAADAGATLSTHLGNGAVSMMHRHRNVIYEQLGDPRLNASLIVDGHHLPANLVQIFIRAKTIQKTIMTCDAAGWAGCPPGIYENKLGRSEILPSGKLVVAGQHELLAGSAQGTDTCVVNAIKFAGVTLKEAVDMASENPARLLGQEVVRLRAGSRADLMLFRRSETRDRLDIEATIASGELKFGTLVAY; encoded by the coding sequence ATGGATCAACACGGCATCTCACTGTACGGTCGGCACTACGCGAACGGCGAACCCGTTCGCGTACAACTCCGCGGCGACCGGATTCAATCGGTCGAACCGGCCTGGCCGAAAGGAGATGTCCGTGACTGGCCCTACGTCGCGCCGGCGCTCCTGGATCTTCAGATTAATGGGTTCGGTGGGGTGTGGTTCAGTGACGACAGCCTGACTCCCGATGCCGTGCTGAAGACTCTTGAACCCTACTATCAATTCGGGGTCACGCGACTGTGCCCGACGCTCATTACCAACTCATTCGAAGGGCTGGAGACGGGATTTTCGGCAATTCGACGGGCGTGCGAGCAAGCTCCCTGGGCAAATCGAATGGTTTGCGGCTGCCACCTTGAGGGACCGTATATTTCGGCCGAGGATGGTGCCCGGGGCGCTCACCCGAAACAACATGTGCGTCCGGCAAGCTGGGAGGAATTCGAGAAGTTGCAGCGGGCGTCTGGAAATCGAATTCGACTGGTCACGCTGGCGCCCGAAGCTGGCAATGCAATTGAATTCATCCGTCGGGCGGTTGCCGATGGGATCGTGATTTCGATCGGACATACCGCGGCAACCCCCGAACAGATTCGCGCCGCGGCCGACGCCGGAGCAACACTCAGTACGCACTTGGGGAATGGCGCCGTTTCCATGATGCACCGCCATCGCAACGTGATCTATGAACAGCTCGGCGATCCGAGACTGAACGCCAGTCTGATTGTCGATGGGCACCATTTGCCTGCGAATCTGGTTCAGATCTTTATCCGAGCCAAAACGATTCAAAAGACGATCATGACGTGTGACGCCGCAGGATGGGCGGGTTGTCCGCCAGGCATCTATGAGAACAAGCTGGGACGGAGTGAAATCCTGCCAAGTGGCAAGCTGGTCGTCGCGGGACAACACGAATTGCTGGCGGGTTCGGCTCAAGGGACCGACACGTGCGTCGTCAATGCCATCAAGTTTGCCGGTGTGACCCTGAAAGAGGCGGTTGACATGGCGAGCGAAAACCCAGCTCGCCTATTGGGGCAGGAAGTCGTCCGACTGCGTGCGGGATCGCGCGCCGACCTAATGTTATTTCGACGCTCAGAGACCAGAGATCGACTCGACATCGAGGCGACCATCGCCTCGGGGGAACTGAAGTTCGGCACCCTAGTCGCCTACTGA
- a CDS encoding FHA domain-containing protein translates to MISVASTKSRHPRTARSSGLLVLEPPRHTQLPLAYLPPGKHLIGTSDICAIRVVAEGVQPRHAMLLVGDQMILLKALDPRTWVNDGVVSETTLRPGDRISIGPITYKLRIATADELLDFNAAEVETHAPAIPPEPVQVMLPSQIRPQVPPPIPPELLAEAMRFVAVLPNTESSIPAPVIKTATEDVPPVGFNQPQNVVASIVSSPAIPSEAVDIERIALDEPATPISRVECAPPVATHGLALREIHRQIAMLNDLPMVVDRGRDDARLEEERQRLNVKEAELAQLAEELSRQAQRLRDRHGQLSERESAHERKQSLLTQEQERLVAAAQSTRRDLAEEHARQKALWQEWDAAYRRTADELRDQLEFVEQRRGAFQQEAERIAESRIELQRLREDIERDRRVAATERVQAAQELGELHSTRAAFETTRRQHSVETQERETQLTNERHALAMLQDELLAAQQRMEHDRTSFAAERSAESRQREQEVRELTQARMRLNDEETSLHSLRIELESDRQSFEQERESLRRERERFDATRSDVDGLRTELSQVKCELDLHRQSLDEHLRAKRTADEQLAQLQAEIERVRQSRSDLEMKLEAERRELQRERNGYEFERADVGGLQAELDRLRQRKIVLESELESERRDLQRERNAYDFERADVEQLQADLNLARAQLVEHERIFLGHAQGKDSVDSEVHRLQAEVEELRQSDNALRLQLDAERHQRQLERESFLATREEMSVALTASHAAQYRFVEPSSDDDSPTGPGTAGHWRHESVPTSTSEMTSLLGPESSYESLTGSMTMLPPPIPADGLSSTSSVAWSGQSIGDNPVDEVPPAHQSGLCHSDEVINCRDENVWSSARGTEPTLESESPSSIQTTAMAYHEAFADEPLPPQHQEDEVARRVIETIDSTLSGMSQLFGTNALTHEASQHDVESFERNSLDQVGGTRFDATEPSLGIESAFRRASGDGEDLSLPNLRAQLAQMFDLPESPSSTFERSSEDQRLSETAPIQSEELLESLSQSTISCDAGRAQSDVLTTTAEIASGDSPDSAGTAVVTTDESEEDNAWTRRLRELSQLAAPEPSPAPAPTSPVVAVPPELPAPEIVTESSEVDEYSVEAQLARLLGKPRRFPDTASGATPSESAPEEPKPFAVYVPPVESAPEFNAEDRSHLLAEPRHRQNKNAIREEVQSFRAVAQMSARTALAKHTWDNLRNEFYLTSTLTSISAVATAWYLGSFVVGNETESWKGLACGLATLLASQRLIRASKQLSQWRRKNLLRTSTKKAPAPPLSLVVDAAVSDAGLSDASKEISSDN, encoded by the coding sequence ATGATCTCTGTTGCCAGCACCAAGAGCCGTCATCCACGCACCGCTCGATCAAGCGGCCTGCTCGTGCTGGAACCGCCACGTCATACGCAATTGCCGTTGGCGTATCTGCCTCCTGGCAAGCATTTGATCGGCACGAGCGACATCTGTGCCATTCGCGTTGTGGCGGAAGGCGTTCAACCGCGTCACGCGATGTTGCTGGTTGGCGATCAGATGATTCTTCTCAAAGCCCTTGATCCGCGGACTTGGGTCAATGACGGCGTCGTGTCGGAAACGACACTTCGACCGGGCGATCGGATTAGTATTGGACCGATCACTTACAAATTGCGTATCGCCACGGCGGATGAACTGCTCGACTTCAACGCCGCTGAAGTCGAAACGCACGCTCCTGCGATCCCGCCCGAACCTGTTCAAGTCATGTTGCCATCGCAGATCAGACCTCAGGTGCCGCCTCCGATTCCACCGGAGTTGCTTGCGGAAGCCATGCGATTCGTCGCCGTTCTACCGAATACGGAATCGTCGATCCCGGCCCCCGTCATTAAGACTGCGACGGAAGATGTTCCACCAGTTGGTTTTAACCAACCCCAGAACGTCGTCGCATCGATTGTGTCTTCGCCGGCCATACCGTCTGAAGCCGTTGATATCGAACGGATAGCGCTAGACGAGCCTGCGACACCGATTTCGCGAGTCGAGTGTGCACCGCCTGTGGCAACGCACGGACTCGCATTGCGAGAAATTCACCGGCAAATTGCCATGTTGAATGATCTGCCAATGGTTGTTGATCGCGGTCGCGACGATGCACGCCTTGAGGAAGAACGGCAACGGCTGAATGTTAAGGAAGCAGAACTCGCGCAGCTTGCGGAAGAGCTATCGCGACAAGCTCAACGTCTGCGCGATCGACACGGTCAATTGTCTGAGCGCGAGTCGGCACATGAACGAAAACAGTCGCTGCTGACTCAAGAACAAGAGCGCCTTGTGGCGGCGGCTCAATCGACACGGCGCGATCTGGCCGAAGAGCACGCGCGGCAGAAAGCCCTGTGGCAAGAATGGGACGCCGCGTATCGTCGCACGGCTGACGAACTGAGGGATCAGCTGGAGTTTGTCGAGCAGCGTCGAGGCGCGTTTCAACAGGAAGCAGAACGTATCGCGGAAAGCCGCATCGAGCTCCAACGATTGCGAGAGGACATTGAACGTGATCGTCGTGTCGCCGCGACAGAACGAGTTCAAGCCGCGCAAGAGTTGGGCGAATTGCATTCGACGCGTGCCGCATTCGAAACGACGCGGCGCCAACATTCGGTTGAAACCCAAGAACGCGAAACGCAACTGACGAACGAACGCCACGCACTGGCAATGCTGCAGGATGAGTTGCTGGCAGCGCAGCAGCGAATGGAACATGATCGAACCTCATTCGCAGCCGAGAGATCTGCCGAATCGCGACAACGCGAGCAAGAAGTGCGCGAACTCACTCAGGCGCGAATGCGGCTGAACGATGAAGAGACTTCGCTGCATTCTCTTCGGATTGAACTCGAATCTGATCGCCAATCGTTCGAACAGGAACGTGAATCCCTGCGACGCGAGCGTGAACGGTTCGACGCCACGCGGTCCGATGTCGACGGCCTTCGAACTGAGTTGAGCCAGGTGAAGTGCGAACTCGATTTGCACCGCCAGTCGCTCGATGAACATCTCCGAGCGAAACGGACCGCCGATGAGCAACTCGCGCAATTGCAGGCAGAAATCGAGAGAGTCAGACAATCCAGAAGCGATCTTGAAATGAAGCTTGAGGCAGAACGCCGCGAACTTCAGCGCGAGCGAAACGGATATGAATTCGAACGCGCCGATGTGGGCGGACTGCAGGCCGAACTCGACCGTTTAAGACAGCGTAAGATCGTCCTCGAATCTGAACTGGAATCCGAGCGGCGCGACCTTCAACGTGAACGGAACGCTTATGACTTCGAACGCGCGGACGTGGAACAGCTGCAAGCCGATTTGAACCTGGCGCGGGCCCAGCTTGTCGAACACGAGCGAATCTTCCTGGGCCACGCTCAGGGAAAAGACTCCGTCGATTCCGAAGTACATCGATTGCAAGCGGAAGTCGAAGAGTTGCGTCAATCGGACAATGCGCTTCGGTTGCAACTCGATGCCGAACGACACCAGCGTCAACTCGAACGTGAATCATTTTTGGCGACACGCGAAGAAATGAGTGTGGCCCTCACGGCATCGCACGCCGCCCAATACCGGTTTGTCGAACCGTCCTCTGATGATGACTCCCCAACGGGGCCAGGGACCGCCGGTCATTGGCGCCATGAGTCCGTTCCCACGTCGACAAGCGAAATGACCTCACTTCTTGGTCCTGAGTCGTCATACGAATCACTGACCGGCTCAATGACAATGCTACCGCCACCAATTCCGGCTGACGGACTGTCCTCGACAAGCAGCGTGGCTTGGAGTGGACAGTCGATTGGCGACAATCCGGTTGACGAGGTGCCCCCTGCACACCAATCGGGGTTATGTCACTCTGACGAGGTGATCAATTGTCGGGATGAAAATGTGTGGAGTTCGGCACGAGGGACTGAGCCGACACTCGAATCAGAGTCCCCGTCGTCGATTCAGACCACTGCGATGGCGTACCATGAAGCATTCGCCGACGAACCGCTGCCGCCGCAACACCAGGAAGACGAAGTTGCACGTCGTGTCATTGAGACAATCGACTCAACGTTGTCAGGCATGTCTCAACTCTTCGGAACGAATGCCCTAACACACGAAGCAAGTCAGCACGATGTGGAATCGTTCGAACGCAACTCGCTCGATCAGGTTGGCGGAACGAGATTTGACGCAACTGAGCCATCGCTCGGAATCGAATCCGCGTTCCGACGTGCAAGTGGCGATGGCGAGGATCTGTCGCTACCAAATTTGCGTGCGCAATTGGCACAGATGTTTGATCTTCCCGAATCACCGTCCTCGACTTTCGAACGGTCCTCCGAGGATCAGCGTCTGTCAGAGACCGCCCCGATTCAATCGGAGGAATTGTTAGAGAGTCTCTCTCAGTCAACAATCTCCTGCGACGCGGGTCGAGCACAATCTGACGTTCTCACAACGACGGCCGAAATAGCATCCGGGGACTCGCCAGATTCAGCAGGGACCGCCGTAGTGACGACCGACGAGTCTGAAGAAGACAATGCATGGACTCGTCGATTGCGCGAACTTTCGCAGTTGGCGGCACCAGAACCATCGCCCGCACCTGCTCCAACTTCCCCCGTTGTCGCGGTGCCTCCTGAATTGCCTGCCCCCGAGATCGTGACGGAATCCTCCGAAGTTGATGAGTATTCGGTCGAAGCACAGTTGGCCCGATTGCTGGGTAAGCCGCGGCGTTTTCCCGATACCGCTTCCGGTGCGACGCCATCAGAATCTGCACCAGAGGAACCGAAACCATTTGCGGTCTATGTGCCTCCCGTTGAATCGGCGCCAGAGTTCAACGCCGAGGACCGGTCCCATCTGCTGGCTGAGCCACGGCATCGTCAGAATAAGAACGCGATCCGAGAGGAAGTGCAGTCATTTCGCGCCGTCGCACAGATGTCCGCTCGTACGGCACTTGCCAAGCATACTTGGGACAATCTGCGGAACGAGTTCTACTTGACGTCGACGCTGACGTCGATTTCAGCCGTCGCAACGGCTTGGTATCTCGGCTCATTTGTCGTTGGAAACGAGACCGAATCGTGGAAGGGACTCGCCTGCGGACTCGCCACGCTTTTGGCGTCACAAAGGTTGATCCGGGCCTCGAAGCAACTCAGTCAATGGCGTAGAAAAAACCTGCTGCGAACTTCCACGAAGAAGGCACCTGCCCCGCCGCTCTCATTGGTTGTCGATGCAGCCGTGTCAGACGCGGGTTTGTCTGACGCTTCGAAGGAAATTTCCAGCGACAATTAA